The Candidatus Hydrogenedentota bacterium DNA window TTTACTATAAACTGACCATATACTGCATGTGAACGCATTGGAGTTGTCTCTGTATTAAGGGCTGAAATTTAATACAGAGTGCAATTCAAACTCTCTTGGGTATTTAGAGTAAAAGTGGATCACCTTGTCTTATATACGATGGGGCAGGCGAGCTGCCTTTTCCCCTTGTTATTGAGCCATTTAACAAGGGCAGAGACGGCGCTGCAACGCGGCATTGAAACAAAAGGGCTGTTTGTTTCAATGGATTCGGACATGGAGATCGCGCTCAAACAAAGGAGGAGGAGCCTTTTATGCTGACTGCGCTCGCCCTGTTATTTCTTTCCTTTGCCTCGTGCATTGTCGGGCTTTGGTCTCGGGCACTATTGCTTGATTTTGGGATCATCCGCGGCTTTGAAGCGGGGCTCTGGGCGTGCGTTGTTGTGGCGGTTCTTTATGCAGCCGCACAAATTTATTATCGGGTGCTGCTCCTGATTATTCGCCCTACCAAGGCGGTAAGTCTGGATGTGTGCGACTTATTATCCCATGGCGCCGCACTTATCCTTTTGCCTTCTCTTTTCGGGTTTCAATTCGAGATTCCCTATCCTTCCATCCAAAAGCTTGAGCCTTTGGCGCATTTCGCTGTCTTCGCTTTGGTCTTGCTGGTCTTTCGACTCATGAGTTTTTTTGCGGCCGTTTACGGCGAGAAAACGAGCCGAACTATTGTGTTGCGCTGGGCATTCTTTGCGCTGTTAATTTCCTTGCTCATACCGAGCAGCATCTACCATTATTTAAGCGCGGTGAATACGCGATCCGAAGTGATTCAAGTGGAAGCAGCGCCTGTTTCCGTTGAACACGCCTATACAGAAGCCTATGTGGTGCCGGAACACAAGCGGATGATCATCCCCATGGATCATGGGGACACCGATCAATTGGCTTTTCTTTGCGCGCCGCCCTCGGAAGAAGAAGACTTCCCGGAATCGGTCTATATCATCGTCGAAAGTTATAACATTGCCTTGACCGACGCCATGCCTCCCGAAGAAGCGCAGCCCACGGCAAGCTTGACCCGCGAAGTGGTTTTTTCAGGAAAGGGATGGACGCAAGAGGCTATCGCACGAAGTGAGATTCCCACCGACACGGTGAACCTCACTTTTTCTTGGATGGAGAGGAATCCGAAAGGTTTGCGGCAGCGCTTGGGCGTGCTGCCTCCGGAAAACCTGAATCGCTTTCTTATGGTACATGGGCCCGGCGCACAGAATCTGTCGCAGCTGTCGCGAAAGCCGAGCGTGGTCATTCTGGTTGCAGAGGGCATGGGTGCCGCTCACATGAGCATTTACGGATATAACCGCAATACGACGCCCAATCTTAAACGCAGCGCGGCAGACATGATCCTTTGTCAAGAAGTGTATACGCCTTCTCCGGATACGGGAGCTGCCGTGATGAGTCTGCTCACCGGCTTAACACCACAAAGTCATAATTTCCCCTTTGCTCCGGGCGAAGGGTTGCCCCATAACGTATGCTCCCTTGCAGAATTGTTTCAAGGTTGCGGCTATCTGACAGCGGCCTTTACGGAGGGGCAGGGGCAAGATGTCCATGACTTGACCTATGGTTCGGGTTTCGAAAAAGGCTTTGATCTTTTCGATGAACACATCCCCATGGAACTGCCCTATTACACAGATTCCCGACGCACCTCTCCCTATCGGATGGTGCCGGCTGGCGCACGGGTGACCTTGAAAAAAGCGGGAGACTGGATCGTCGACCATGCCCATGTGCAGCAATTTGTATTTGTGCGTGTGCGGGATTTAACAGAGCCGAGAGCCTTGTCCCGTTACAGCTCACCTTATATGCGGCGCGGAAAAAATTCCTCGGTTATTGATGTTTATGACGCCTCCTTAAACTATCTGGATCAGCAGCTCGGTCAGTTTTTAGAGCGTCTCGAAGCCTTGCCGCCGGAGCAAGCGCCGATCGTGATTTTAACCTCCACCAATGGCTTTGATTTTCGTGATCAGGGCCGCTACGCCTATACTCGAATTGACGCTTATCCCCGCGGTCTTCACGAAGATGCGCTTTGGATTCCCCTGTTTATTCGGATTCCGGGATGCCCGGGCATCACGAATGAGGCACCGGCATCGCTTATTGATGTTGCGCCAACCTTGGCGGCACTTACCGGGACGCCTTTGCCCTACTATGCGGAAGGAATCAATTTATTAGAAGAGCAGCGGATCCGTGAAATTATCTCTGTCATGGGAGATCCTGTCAAGCAGTCTATCCGTTCGGGGAAATGGCGTTTCACGTGGCAATCCGGTTTGGCGCGTCATTCTTTGGAGCGTGTCGAACCTGAACAAGTCGAGGAATTAGTTGATATTGAAAAATATCGAGAAAAAGCCGGCAGACAAAATAATATTGCGAAAGAGCCGCAGCTGGTGGAAGCATTCAAAGCACAGCTGCAAACGACCTTTCATGATAGGTATTTTGGCGGTGCGATGGTCACCATGATTCCGCAACCGACTATTTTTCAATAGCGATTGCATAGGGGGAGCATGCGCGCGGCGGCGGTCTTAGATATCGCTCAATGACTGCATATAAGCCATGATTGAGCAATTGTCGCAGGAAGGGTTGTGGGCACACCAATCTTCATAGATTTGCATCAGCCCTTGCTGCCGCCGAAAATTCAATTTCAGTGCGTTGGTTTTCAAATTGAGCCATTCAATCATGCGCCGGTGGATGCGGTTTTCAGGTTCTTTGGGCAGTGCTATAAAAAAGTTGTGTATATTCTTTCTGAGGAGAGAATCCGTCTCTTTCTCTTCTCCACTGGCGGATGCGATGGCAGCAGGAATGAATACATTGCCAATAATAGCGCGAATCCGTCCCATGCCTAAGGGAGCGGTAGCTTTCTGCATGGGCTCGCCATCCCATTTAAAATGATTCGCCCAAAATCCGGTTGCCTTTCCAAAGAGGCGCTCCATGGCTTGGCGCCGTTCCAGGGGAGTATTCTGCTGTCTCCAAATTAAATCAAGATTTTTGTGGAGCCCCCGCTCTGCTGTACGCGACAAAAAACGTGCAGCACCGGCAAAACGCCGTTCCGGCACATTGGCCGGCCGGATTTGGTTTTTCGGCCACTGTAAATTCAAACTTTTTAACCCGGGCATGGTTTCCTTTAATAGGGTCGAAATGTCGCTATAATGTTTTGGGATTTCCGTGTCGTAGCTCCATGATTCGGGGCACAGATCGCTAAGCCGAAAGAAACAGGCTTCCAAAGCCAAAGGGTTTTGTTGTGCGATTTGCCGAGCTCGGGTATAGGGAAGCGATTCTGCAACGATCCGAAAGAGTTTCTTAAATTGGGCGTAACCGCAGGCTTCCATGAAGAGTTCATATAGGGCTTGTTCAGCATCGGTTCTTTCCGCCCGTTCACGGAAGCGCCGTGCCTTTTCGAGTATGCGCCATTCTCCGGCAATGTCCAAGAAGTAGGCCAGTCCGTTGACTGAGCCTTGGTGGTTGAGAAGAAAGGAGGCACAGCGTCCGCAGCGATCGGGAACAATTTCTGCCATAGAAGATTTGTGGAGCAGTGCTGCGGGGATGACAAGTGTAGCGATGGTTTTGCCTGCTTCGGTTACAGCGGGCTTCACGTTTTCGCTCGGTGGATGTTGAAGCACGTGAAGTATGACTTTGTTGTAGGCAGGATCGTTTTGGTGTCCATGGCTATACCAATTGGGCGCTGCCGAATGGATTTCAACGTCGCCGGTACATAACTGTCCGTTAAATTCGACTTGCGCGTTTTGGAAGTCAGGGCCTGCCTGTCGGTTCCACCATCCGGGTGATATAATGCGTATGCGATGCCCTTCAACGCTGGTTAGTGAATCGGGAAACCGCGCTTTCATCCAGCAATGCTGTAGATCAGACTCCATCAATTCACTGTTTTCTTTTGCGCATTGTCCGGTGATTCGATACGCGCTATAGGCAGATGAAAAGGGGGAAGTGTCCATAATTTTCTCCGAAAATAAACTTAGATCGGTTGCAATGATACCAGTTAAGATATATACAATGGACAATGGATGCAAATTGTAATCCGGAAAGGAGTAAACCCAGATCATGAATTATGTAGCCTTCGGACGGACAGGACTTGAAATATCAGCACTTTGCCTGGGCACAATGACCTTCGGTAATGAAGCCGACGAAGCTGAATCCAGGGCGTTGATGGATTATGCTTTTGATCGGGGAATCACGGTTTTCGATTGTGCACACAATTATAATAAGGGCGAGACGGAACGCATTGTGGGGCGTTGGCTGGGAGATCGGCGCGATGAAATTATTCTCACGACCAAAATCTTTTTCCCCTTCGGCGGCGGCAGAAACGACCAAGGCTTGTCCCGTCGAAATATCCTGCTTTCCATGGATCGCTCTTTAAAACAATTAAAGACCGATCGCGTAGATATTTTATATTTGCATCATTGGGACACCAAGACAGCTCTGGAAGAATCCTTGCGCGCTGTGGAATCGCTCGTCCGGCAAGGCAAGGTTTTGTATGTGGGTATTTCCAATTTTGCCGCGTGGCAGTGTCAAAAAGCGCTGGGGCTTTGCGCCTTGCACAACCTGGCCGCTCCCGTATGTATTCAGCCCATGTACAGTCTTGTTAAACGTCAGGCGGAAGTGGAACTGCTGCCCATGGCGCTTGAGGAAAATTTGGCTGTGTTTCCTTATAATGTCATTGGCGCAGGATTGCTGACAGGAAAGTATTTGCGCGGTGAAACCGGGCGCCTCACGGAAACGGAGATGTATCGTCAGCGCTACGATAACCCCACGTATCCTGTCGTTGCGGAACGTTTTGTCGCGTGGGCACAAAAGCATAACTACGCCCCGGCTGCGCTGGCGACTGCGTGGACTATGGCGCATCCCGCCGTGACCGCGCCTATTATCGGAGCCAGAAATCTGGCACAATTAGAGGAGACCTTGACCTGTCTGAACATTCGATTGAGTGCGGAAGAATATGGGGAAATTGCAGCGCTTTCGCCTGCGCCGCCCCATGCTACAGATCGCGAATCCATGGCCGCTATGCACACACGCGGCTGGTAATAGAAAGGATAAGAAGCCATGGCGGATTTTAGACAGACTGTTAAAGCCTTGATCGCCGGGATGGATGCCGTTATTCTCGACAAGACGCCCGTGATCAAGACGGCGTTGGCCGCCGTGTTGGCGGGGGGCCATGTGCTCATGGAGGATGTGCCCGGTGTTGCTAAAACGATGTTGGCGCGAAGCCTTGCCCTTTGCAGCGGATGCCTGTTTAACCGCATTCAATGTACGCCGGACTTGCTTCCTTCCGATATTACGGGAGTCTCCGTTTTTAATCCGAAAACACAAGAATTTATATTTGTTCCGGGCCCGGTGTTCTCTCAAATATTGGTGGCTGACGAAATCAACCGCGCCACACCGCGTACGCAGGCGGCGCTCTTGGAAGCCATGGCGGAAGGGCAGGTCAGTATTGACGGTCAGACCTATAAATTGGAACAGCCCTTTATTGTTTTCGCGACACAAAATCCACTCGAACATGAAGGCACCTTTCCCTTGCCCGAGGCGCAGCTGGATCGTTTTATGATGCGTTTGTCTATGGGCTATCCAAGTTTTTACGCAGAAGCGAAATTGCTTGAACTGACACGCTTGAACCATCCTATTGATAAGGTACAGCGGGTAACGGATGCGCAAACGTTGATCATGATGCAGGCGGCGGTGCGTGACATATTCGTTCATGATAAGGTCCGTGAATATATGCTGCGCCTCGTTGCGAGGACACGGGATTCCGTCCATTTAACGGTAGGCGCCAGTCCCCGTGCGGCAATGATGTTGTTTCGTGCTACGCAAGCCTATGCGGCAGTCACCGGGCGTTCCTATGTGCTGCCTGATGATGTTAAATACTTGGCGAAACCGGTATTGCAGCACCGTTTGATTGTCAATCCGGAAAGCCGCTTGCGCCGTGTCACCGCCGAGGCGGTGCTAGACGACATTCTCAAAGAAATCCCGATACCTGCCGCTGCTATGGTATCGGGAAAATAAGCGTTGCTTGTTGGATCTGGGAACTCAGCCTTCCTCTTGCTCCGCGTCGGCGCCCATACGATAGATAACCCATTGATAATTTTCCGGTGGCGTCCATCGCTGCATGGGCAGCACAATGTCGCCCGTTTCACGGTCTTCAAAGGCGTAGAAGTTGGATAGTTGCAACCCTTCAACGTCTGTGTCTTCTTTCGTGTCTATGGGGAAGACACTGTCCTCAATCAGCATCATGCTTTCAGGATCAATTTCACCCAAGACCAGCGGCCACCGCGGCGCGTTGCCTCGCGCATTTGTTGGGCATAGATTGCCAATCCAGAAATAGCGGCCGCTGCTGTGTTGAATAATTTGAGACATGCTGGACGGAGAGAAAAAAGGCCGGCCATTGGAATAATGCCAAATTTCAGGAGTGCTCCAGTGGACGCCGCCATCGGTGGAGACGGCATACCATTTATGGCTTGGCAACTGATAAGCAGCATCTTTTTTTAATCCGTTGCTGCCGCGCATTACGCAGAGGATTCGACCGTCGGGCATCTCCGCCAAGGTAGGTTCATAAAGACCCCGTACGCTTCGGTCAGGATCGGCTTGGATCGGTTCCGATACGGTCCAAGCGAGGCGGTGATCTTCTTGCCAAGTGCCGATAAGCATGAGACATTGGTAATAATCCCAGCCGCTTCCATAGGTTTCTAATTCGCCTTGACTGTCTAAAAGGGTCATTTGCGTGGGAACTAGAACGCGGCCTTCTTGGGTACGTATAGGACGGCAGCCCAAATCACCGAGAAAGATGGCGTTTTTCCCCAAATATAATCCTTCCAAGGGATGTTTGAAATTAAAATCGCCTTCTTGAATGACCGGTTCATCAAATAAAAAGTTGCGCCCGCCGTCGAGCGAAACACGGTAACGGATATAACTGTCCGTAGCCGTTTCTTTCGGCTCGTCGATATTTCTGTCAACGTCTTCACGATCCATGGCAAGGAGTACTGCGAGGAGTGCACCTGTTTCCGGATCTACAAATCCGGGGTAGGAGAAACGGCGATAGTTTTTAGGCAATGAACCATCAAAATCAGGTTCCGGTTTTTGCGGCGTCCACGTGCGCCCGTTGTCTGCAGAGCGTGCGTCGTAACGCATCATTTCCGTTCCGGTTTTATGCACATAAAAAGCGCTGCGTAAGGGAGAGGGTTGCTCTAACAAGGTCTTGCTTTTCAAATGAAAGGGCGCTTGAGTTGCGGCAAAGGCGCTCACCATAAAAATACTAAGGCAAAGACTCAGAGGAATGCATAGGGTAGATACTCGTTTCATAACCGTGTTCAACTCCTTGATACCGCGTTTATTTAAGAATGTGCAGGTTGTATGCAATTGCTTTTACCAGAGGCATGATACATCTTTTTAGGGTGTTTTCAAAAGAAAGATTCTCACTCATCTAATGTTAATAGTACAGGATTTTTTTTCTTGACATGGTTTCACATTTCGCGTATACTGAAACTATATTCAGTAACAACGCTACGATACGGTTAAGGAATAAAGCTATGGCTGCTCCGATGACAGCACGACAGCAAGAGATATTGGCGTATATTGCAGATTGCATCGATAGCTTAGGATATCCGCCATCGATCCAAGAGATTGGACGCCACTTTGGTATCGCCTCCACCAATGGCGTGCATGCTCATTTAAAGACCTTGGAAAAGAAGGGCATTATTGAGCGCAGCCCCAAAGCGCGCAGTATACGGCTCACCGAAAAGGCGTCGTTCTTGTTGCGCCGTTCCTTAGGCCCCGTGTTGCCTTTGGTCGGCCGTGTTGCCGCCGGGGAACCCTTGCTCGCCATGGAAAATATTGAAGACTATATTCCCGTACAGTCCCGGTTGGCGGAGCGGGACGCCTTTTGTCTGCGTGTCACGGGGGACAGCATGATCGAGGCAGGCATCCTAGCCGGGGACGTGATCATTGTCGACCGTTCTGTAAAAGCGCGGCCCGGCGATGTAGTAGTTGCATTGATTGATGACGAAGCCACCGTGAAATATTTTTATCCCCGTTCTGATATGGTGGAATTGCGTCCCGCCAACCATCGAATGAAGCCCTTCATTTATCCCGCAGCTGCGGTGCAGCTTCAAGGGGTGGTGGTAGCCTTGCAGCGTTCTCTAGCCTAATTCGAAGGAGGAATAGGTAAAGGGGCGCGCGACGGCACGCCCCGTATGAGGTTCTCCTATTTGTGTTTCAACCTGCGGCTTAGGCAGCGTGACTTTTTTTCTTGATAATAGATACCTGCGCTGCCTTCAGCTTCAGTACAAAGCCATGCTTGGGAATGGTGCCGATATACGCTGCAAAGCTTGGATCAACCTCTGCGAGACGCTGCGTCAAAATTCGTTTTTGATAATGTAATTGGTTGTCTTCCACAATGATATCCCCCCAAATTTGGTGGTAAATATCCTCATACGCCACGCATTCTCCGGGATGTTCTGCCAATGCCAAGATCAATTGATATTGCTTTTTCTGAAGGGCTATTTTCGAGTCCTTGATACAAATACTGTCCGGGCGCCGCTCATCAATAATAAGTATGGGCGTGTTGTGTTGTGCCGGTGTATCTTCTTGTTCAGAAGCATCCTGAGCCGCTGCCCAGGCTTTTAATGCCGCTGCCTGAGAAGGAGAGAGCCATTGTTCCAACACCGTACTTTCCACCTGTTTCAATCGGTTAGGATGGATTAACTCCGCCTTGTCGAGAGCAAAGAGGGCGGAGCGGGGGAGTGTTGGAAGGACTCGGGCAACTTCAAGCAAAGCGTTGCCTATGCCGAGGTTGATACGTTCGGAGAAACGGCGCAGTGCTTCGGCGAAAGAAGGGGCTAGGTTTTGCGCGTCGGCAAGGGCTGCTGCCCCGTCTGCGAGCCATGCCAAGGTATCGGCAGCAGTACGAATCTGCCCCGCTGAAACATCGTAGGTGTTTTCAATATCTTCCATGGATGTTTCCTCCATCCAGCATTCAAGAAAGAGGGCTGTTTTGATGGCGCGTACCTCATCGTAATAAGGCATGAGGCGGCAATTACGAAATCGGTTGATTGGGATGTCTGTATGCAGTTCTCGGGCAGCACTTTGTTCTTTCATTTGTTTAACGTAGACGCCTGATTCATATTCGCGGCGCGTAAGGGTCACTTGGCGCAGTCTTGCATCGGGCAGCATCGCCAAGCTGAGCAGGAAGTCTAATGGATACCATTCGCGATTTTCCGATAGGCGCAGCCAATGGCGCAGCATGCGGGCTGAAGCAAGGGACAAACCTTTTGCAGCGATGGTCCGGCCAAAGGGAGAAGCGCTCAAACTAAGTCCTTCTAAGGCGCTGCCCGGTGTAATGGAAAAGAGGGCGGCGTCGGCGTCGCAGGCTTGCACTGCGCCGATTTCGATGCAGCGACGCAAGGCGGCCGATAAGCGGAAATGGATCTCTTCGCCTATGAAACGATTGGTCGGCGTGGGCTGCGCCGAGAGACTTTGATTGAAAAAGGCTTCCAGATCCCCCATGCTTTTACAATAGCGCGAGGCAACCAGCTGAACAATGGAATCGTCAAGCGTGCTTTGGGCGATTCTCGGCGCTATAGCATCGCGTTGTCCTTTCACGTAACGCTGCCATAAAGCATCCCGTTCCAAAGGAGACGCTGCCACTAAGATAGCCCGTCCATATTCTGAGCCCGAGCCATAACGGCCTGCGCGGCCGCTCATATTTTCAAATTCGCCTTGTGTAATGGGCGAACGCCAGGGGAGGTCAAGATCAGGATCATAGATCCATTTGTCGGTACTTACAAAGACATTGCGCACAGGAAGATTCATCCCTGCCGCGAGGGTATACGTTGCTACTAAAATCTTGATTTCTCCGGATCGGAAGGCAGTTTCAACGATGCGCCGCTCTTCAGGCAACAGATCAGCGCTGTGGAAAGCCGTTCCCGTTTCGCAGATGCGCAGGAGCAAGTTGCGCGATCGGGTCGGCGGCAATGCACGGAGCGCATCGATACAGGTTGATGCTGCAGCTAAGGATACACGACGCGACAATGCTTCTGCACCCCGCCACGCTTCTCGCCGCGCCTTCACAAAAATGAGACAGGGCTCTCCTTGTTCTGCCAAAAGCCGCACATTCGTCATCACTTCAGACCAAGTGGTTTCACCATGGGACATTTCCAATTCTTCCTTACCTTCACTGTGGTCGTTGTGTCCGCAATAGCGATACTGCCCTTCATGCAATACGCCGTAGCGCAATTCCCGAGGGCGGCGGTCTTGTTCCAGCAAACGCGCTTTCAGCCAAGAAGCGAGTTGCTCCGCTTCGCCCAAGACTGCAGAAAGGCCGATGAGCCGTGTGCCGATAATAAGCAAACGAGTCAGCAACAGTTCGATGGTTACGCCCCGTTCCGGATCGGATAATATCTCCAATTCATCGGCAACGACCAAGGCTATTTCGTGCAAGCGTTCGGGGTAGGAGACAATGAGCCGTTCAAATTTTTCATAGACTGCCACGGCAATATCGAAATCACCGCCTTTAAAAGCCAGATCAAAATTGCGATGGTCGCGGGTACACACAATGACGCGCATCCCATAAGCAGCATATTTCTTTTGAAAGTCCTGATACTTTTCTTCCGCCAAGGCTTTCAGAGGCACTAAAAAAACGACCCGTCGCCCTTGGAGCACCGTGTGGGCAGCAGCCATTTCGCCGATGAAGGTTTTGCCTGAACTCGTCGGCGCTTGCACCAACAAATTATCTGTGCCGAATAAATCGTACTTGCGGATCGCCTGCTCTTGCAGGGGCAACAGCCCCGGGCCTTGTTGTTCTTGCCATTGGGTACTTAACGCCGTTGGAATTCCATAACCTGCTAATTCTTGCATTTTCATAAGTTCTACTCTCCTCATTTTTTTAGCACAACACCTACTTGCTCTTAGTATACTGAAAATATTTTCAGGTGTCAACTTCTATGAGCACTTGGGAAAGGAAGGGTGAAATGAAAGGGTTGAAAATAAGGTGTAGCGGCAACGATATAGGCGTGAGCAGGCCACCGATCTTAGATAATTCTTTACATAATCACGAAAATAAAAAAATTCAACAAATCTTCAATCGGGATTTAAAAGAGCATAGATAGGGAGCTTTCTACATGAAGAGAAATTTAGTCTTATAGCTACTATATATAGCGATTAACCTTATAAAAAATCCAAGTATATCGTTTTTTGGGGATTAATAATGGCGATTTCTCGGTAAAAAGTCTCCTGCAAATTTTGGTTAATAGTTGACAAAGATAAGAAGGATGTTGCTTTTTTTTCCGTTATATGCTAATCTATTGAAGTTAAACAAGAAGAAGTGTGTCCTCACGGTATTTTTAAATTATCCTGATCCGGGAAAAACAGGTAGGCGGTATGTACGAATCATTTTATGGACTACGGGAACGACCCTTTAATCTGACCCCCGATCCTAAATATTTGTACCTCAGCGAAAAGCATAAAGAGGCTTTTGCGCATCTTAGTTATGGGATCAAAAGCCGCGGCGGTTTTGTGCTGATTACAGGGGAGATCGGCACGGGTAAGACGACAATCAGCCGCAATCTGTTACGCCAATTGGACTCGGGCATTGAAGTTGCCTTCATTTTTAATCCCCTCCTTGACAGCATTGAGTTGCTGAAAAAGATCAATCATGAGTTTGGGATTGTATCTGATTCAGACAGCGCTCTAGACCTGACAGAAGAGCTGAATGCTTATTTGCTCAATGCCGCTGCCCACGGGAAACGCTGCGTGCTCGTGATTGACGAAGCGCAGAATCTGCCGATCATGGTATTGGAACAGATCCGCCTTTTATCCAACCTTGAAACCGATACCGAAAAATTGCTTCAGATCGTGTTAATTGGACAGCCGGAACTGGCGGCAAAATTAAAGATGTATGAGCTGCGCCAGCTGAATCAACGTATCACGGCGCGCTATCATTTGAAGCCGTTGAACGCCATCGAAACGCTGCAGTACATAGCCTACCGCATCCAAGTTGCAGGGGGCCGCAAACGCATTGGTTTCACCAAGAGCGCCATCAAAAAAGTCTATAAACTGGCGGGCGGCGTGCCCCGCATGATCAACGCTATTTGTGATCGCAGCCTGCTTATCGGCTATACGCGGGACCAACACATTATCACGGCCGCGCTGGTAAAAAAAGCCATGAAAGAACTGCGGGGCGATCAGATCGTTGTGCCCAAGAAGGAGAAATCTTCTTTTTGGCGCCGTTGGCTGCCCGCCCCATCCTTGGCGGTACTTTTCTTATTTGTGGTGGCCGTGGCGTGGTATATGTCGGGCTCCATGGATCGTTTTGTTCATGAATTAAGGCTCTTCAACCATTTGGTTTCCGATAGTGTTACGGTTGAGACTGCACAGCTACCGGAGACGGGCTTACCCAAAGTGACGGCAGAGCGCAGGGAAGATTCAGTGCCGCCTTCGGCTGTGGTCGCTGCGGACAGCGCCCTCCATCTTGTTATGGAACGTCTCAATGCGACGGGTACCGTCCTTGAGAATGAATCGCTCACGCCTCTGTTGGAGACGCTTGATAGCGAAAGGACATTGCACGCCGCATTGGATACTTTGATCGCCCTCTGGAACCGTGATTTGGCAGCACACTATCCACAAGATGCGGATACGGACGATCTTGTTGCTTATATTGAAGAGCAAGGGCTTGACTGTGAATCACTCTCTTCCGATCTTGCGCAAATGCGCGCCCTCAATCTGCCTGGTCTGGCGAAGATGGGCTATGAAGACAACAGTTTTTGGATGGCCGTGGTTCGCATGAACGAACGAGGCGTTACGCTCCTCGCCGGCGCTAATAAACGTATTACCGTTTCACCCGATGAATTCACCGCATTCTACGAGGGTGTTTATCTTGTCCCGTGGTCTGATCCTTCGCCGGAAGCGGCGGCATTGACGCCCGGTCAGCGTGGCGCTTCTGTGTTGGCGTTGAAAAAGCAATTACGCGACTCGGGTCGATTGGACGCCGAAAATACGACCGATGCCTATGATCGGGAAACGGAAAACGTGATTCGCGCGATTCAAAATGCGGCGGGATTAAACGCTGATGGTAAAGCGGGGCGTCAGGTACGTTTCGCTTTGGCGAATTTGCTGCCCGAGACGCCCATCCTGACGCCGGGAAATGGGAAAGGTGTTTCTCTCAATTTGGATGAACCGGCAGTGGCGCAAGAACAACAGGTTGCTGCGTCCCCGGGAAAA harbors:
- a CDS encoding DEAD/DEAH box helicase: MKMQELAGYGIPTALSTQWQEQQGPGLLPLQEQAIRKYDLFGTDNLLVQAPTSSGKTFIGEMAAAHTVLQGRRVVFLVPLKALAEEKYQDFQKKYAAYGMRVIVCTRDHRNFDLAFKGGDFDIAVAVYEKFERLIVSYPERLHEIALVVADELEILSDPERGVTIELLLTRLLIIGTRLIGLSAVLGEAEQLASWLKARLLEQDRRPRELRYGVLHEGQYRYCGHNDHSEGKEELEMSHGETTWSEVMTNVRLLAEQGEPCLIFVKARREAWRGAEALSRRVSLAAASTCIDALRALPPTRSRNLLLRICETGTAFHSADLLPEERRIVETAFRSGEIKILVATYTLAAGMNLPVRNVFVSTDKWIYDPDLDLPWRSPITQGEFENMSGRAGRYGSGSEYGRAILVAASPLERDALWQRYVKGQRDAIAPRIAQSTLDDSIVQLVASRYCKSMGDLEAFFNQSLSAQPTPTNRFIGEEIHFRLSAALRRCIEIGAVQACDADAALFSITPGSALEGLSLSASPFGRTIAAKGLSLASARMLRHWLRLSENREWYPLDFLLSLAMLPDARLRQVTLTRREYESGVYVKQMKEQSAARELHTDIPINRFRNCRLMPYYDEVRAIKTALFLECWMEETSMEDIENTYDVSAGQIRTAADTLAWLADGAAALADAQNLAPSFAEALRRFSERINLGIGNALLEVARVLPTLPRSALFALDKAELIHPNRLKQVESTVLEQWLSPSQAAALKAWAAAQDASEQEDTPAQHNTPILIIDERRPDSICIKDSKIALQKKQYQLILALAEHPGECVAYEDIYHQIWGDIIVEDNQLHYQKRILTQRLAEVDPSFAAYIGTIPKHGFVLKLKAAQVSIIKKKSHAA
- a CDS encoding AAA family ATPase yields the protein MYESFYGLRERPFNLTPDPKYLYLSEKHKEAFAHLSYGIKSRGGFVLITGEIGTGKTTISRNLLRQLDSGIEVAFIFNPLLDSIELLKKINHEFGIVSDSDSALDLTEELNAYLLNAAAHGKRCVLVIDEAQNLPIMVLEQIRLLSNLETDTEKLLQIVLIGQPELAAKLKMYELRQLNQRITARYHLKPLNAIETLQYIAYRIQVAGGRKRIGFTKSAIKKVYKLAGGVPRMINAICDRSLLIGYTRDQHIITAALVKKAMKELRGDQIVVPKKEKSSFWRRWLPAPSLAVLFLFVVAVAWYMSGSMDRFVHELRLFNHLVSDSVTVETAQLPETGLPKVTAERREDSVPPSAVVAADSALHLVMERLNATGTVLENESLTPLLETLDSERTLHAALDTLIALWNRDLAAHYPQDADTDDLVAYIEEQGLDCESLSSDLAQMRALNLPGLAKMGYEDNSFWMAVVRMNERGVTLLAGANKRITVSPDEFTAFYEGVYLVPWSDPSPEAAALTPGQRGASVLALKKQLRDSGRLDAENTTDAYDRETENVIRAIQNAAGLNADGKAGRQVRFALANLLPETPILTPGNGKGVSLNLDEPAVAQEQQVAASPGKVSAAPKKQPSPKKTVAAPKPAARTDLQSIAPPLPSDSGLLPMDATAPLATTDGDGFPPAVKERAAEEAASPPSGSVAQTHAAESDSSEAEVSDVQALMTVRELPAIGAEAVPEIDLNPYDKGEVTVPVLGSTPLVPHEPESI